Proteins encoded within one genomic window of Rhododendron vialii isolate Sample 1 chromosome 1a, ASM3025357v1:
- the LOC131298871 gene encoding protein argonaute 16-like: MEKEAGGSPLSLPPRPAIKSPTVKPEKLDTPKHSIISRQGFGAAGRPISLVVNHFKASIKCPNKSFYQYTVSITWGDNEAVLIKGLKRKVVDKLYQTYFSELAGRRYAYDGEQSLYTVGPLHGNRLEFAVVLEESFAKRDSSSHRGNNSEYSKRSKHSFQPKIFKVEISYAAKIPLRSISLALQGSKAKHAQDPLRVLDTILQQQASDRGCLLVRQSFFHDDPRNFTDIGGGVTRCQGLYSSFRATHGGLSLNMDVSATMIVTPGPVIDFLLAKQDAKKPCNIDWAKEANEMLKTMRVRTRHTNMEFRIVGLSEMPCNQQYFSWKVKNGDGGDDGEKTVEISVYEYFAKHHKIQLTYSADMPCLNVSRKSTNCLPLELCNLVSFQRYTKELSPTQRASLLDKSRQEPQECIQALTNAVRNCRFDSDPLLAACGISIEKQLTQVDGRVLEAPRLKFGKGEDCIPQNGRWNYYNKQLLNPIPIEWWAVINFSTCCDTSHLSRELINCARNKGLHIKGPHTLIEEDPRYGSSSPVVRVEKMFEKIVSKFPSRRPQFLLCILPERKTSDIYGPWKKICLCDKGIATQCLSPSKININGQYLTNVILKINAKLGGINSLLAIEIEPFLGEPPINSWVPLIKDTPTMILGMDVSHGPSGSNTPSIASVVGSLSWPLISRYRAAVRTQSPKVEMIESLFKPLANGGDDGIMRELLMDFYLTSAEHKPAQIILFRDGVSESQFNQVLTGELDDIIKAYKHLGKGDIPKFTVIVAQKRHHTKLFQERGSKNVPPGTIVDTKIVHPRSYDFYMCAHAGMIGTSRPAHYHVLLDEIGFSPDQLQDFVHSLSYIYQRSTTAISIVAPVKYAHHAAKQMGQFVNFEDSSGSPSERKGSPAAPKLPRLHKDVARSMFFC, translated from the exons ATGGAAAAAGAGGCAGGTGGGTCCCCACTATCACTGCCTCCACGACCAGCAATCAAATCACCAACTGTGAAGCCAGAGAAACTGGACACTCCCAAGCATTCCATAATCAGTAGGCAGGGGTTTGGTGCTGCCGGGCGACCCATTTCTTTGGTGGTGAACCACTTCAAAGCTTCTATCAAATGCCCCAATAAATCATTTTACCAGTACACT GTTTCTATAACTTGGGGGGACAATGAAGCTGTTTTGATAAAGGGACTGAAGAGAAAAGTTGTCGATAAACTTTACCAAACATACTTTTCTGAACTTGCTGGGAGAAGATATGCATATGATGGAGAACAAAGTTTGTACACAGTGGGCCCTTTACATGGAAATAGATTAGAGTTTGCAGTGGTGCTGGAGGAGTCATTTGCAAAACG TGACAGCTCTTCTCACAGAGGGAACAATAGTGAGTATAGTAAGAGGTCCAAGCATTCTTTTCAGCCTAAAATTTTCAAGGTGGAAATCAGTTATGCTGCAAAAATACCCCTGAGGTCCATTTCTCTTGCGCTCCAAGGATCCAAGGCAAAACATGCTCAAGATCCATTGAGAGTGCTTGACACTATATTGCAGCAGCAAGCATCTGACAG GGGTTGCCTTTTAGTGAGGCAGTCATTCTTTCACGATGACCCAAGGAACTTCACCGACATTGGAGGAGGTGTAACTCGCTGTCAGGGGTTATACTCCAGCTTTCGTGCAACTCATGGTGGTTTGTCTCTAAATATGG ACGTATCTGCAACCATGATTGTTACACCTGGACCAGTGATTGACTTCCTGCTGGCGAAGCAGGATGCTAAGAAACCTTGCAACATTGACTGGGCAAAGGAA GCTAACGAAATGCTAAAAACTATGAGGGTTCGAACAAGGCACACCAACATGGAATTTAGGATCGTAGGCTTGAGTGAAATGCCTTGCAATCAGCAATA tttttcttgGAAAGTAAAGAATGGTGATGGGGGAGATGATGGAGAGAAGACTGTGGAGATTTCTGTGTATGAATATTTTGCCAAACATCATAAAATACAACTCACGTACTCCGCAGACATGCCATGCCTGAACGTGAGCAGGAAAAGTACCAACTGTCTTCCACTGGAA CTTTGCAACCTTGTCTCTTTTCAACGCTATACAAAGGAACTATCTCCAACACAGAGAGCATCTTTACTTGACAAGTCAAGGCAAGAGCCACAGGAATGCATACAAGCTTTGACGAAT GCTGTGAGAAATTGCCGATTCGACAGTGATCCTCTCCTAGCTGCTTGTGGCATTTCAATTGAAAAACAGCTTACTCAAGTTGATGGCCGTGTTCTTGAGGCGCCCAGG TTGAAGTTTGGTAAAGGTGAAGATTGCATACCCCAAAATGGGCGATGGAACTATTACAACAAG CAACTCTTGAACCCTATCCCAATAGAATGGTGGGCAGTCATCAACTTCTCTACTTGTTGTGATACAAGTCATCTTTCCAGAGAGCTCATCAATTGTGCAAGGAACAAGGGTCTT CATATCAAAGGTCCACATACACTAATTGAGGAAGATCCACGATACGGAAGCTCCAGCCCTGTCGTACGAGTAGAAAAGATGTTTGAAAAGATTGTTTCTAAATTTCCTAGCCGTCGTCCTCAATTTCTTCTTTGCATCTTGCCAGAGCGAAAAACTTCTGACATCTACG GACCTTGGAAGAAAATATGTCTGTGTGACAAAGGAATAGCCACTCAATGTCTTTCCCCTTCCAAGATCAACATCAATGGTCAATATCTTACAAATGTCATTCTCAAGATTAATGCAAAG cttgGAGGGATAAACTCATTGTTGGCCATAGAGATAGAGCCTTTCCTTGGTGAGCCCCCGATAAATTCTTGGGTGCCCCTAATAAAAGATACTCCAACCATGATTTTGGGGATGGACGTCTCTCATGGGCCTTCCGGATCGAATACTCCATCGATAGCTTCG GTTGTTGGATCTCTATCTTGGCCACTGATATCAAGGTATCGAGCAGCTGTACGAACACAATCACCGAAAGTGGAAATGATTGAATCTTTGTTTAAACCATTAGCAAATGGAGGTGATGATGGTATTATGAG GGAACTATTGATGGATTTCTATCTAACTAGCGCAGAACACAAACCAGCTCAGATAATCTTATTCAG GGATGGAGTGAGCGAATCACAATTTAATCAAGTGTTGACCGGCGAGCTGGATGATATCATAAag GCCTACAAGCATCTCGGTAAAGGTGACATTCCCAAGTTCACGGTGATTGTGGCTCAAAAGAGACACCACACAAAGCTATTTCAAGAACGTGGCTCAAAAAACGTACCTCCTG GTACAATTGTTGACACAAAAATTGTGCATCCGAGGAGCTATGATTTTTACATGTGTGCTCATGCAGGGATGATA GGAACTTCACGGCCTGCACACTATCATGTCTTGCTTGATGAGATTGGTTTCTCTCCTGATCAGCTGCAGGATTTCGTCCACTCGTTGTCATACAT ATACCAAAGGAGCACTACTGCAATCTCAATTG TTGCACCTGTCAAATATGCACACCATGCTGCCAAACAAATGGGGCAATTCGTCAACTTTGAGGATTCCTCCGGATCGCCTTCAGAACGAAAAGGAAGTCCAGCTGCTCCCAAGCTTCCGAGATTGCACAAGGATGTTGCGCGTTCTATGTTCTTTTGCTGA
- the LOC131298965 gene encoding uncharacterized protein LOC131298965, with amino-acid sequence MEVQQVIGIEAARRCIIEEIKYTMASHGMTIDLRHMMLLADLMTFKGEVLGITRYGIQKMKESVLMLASFEKTADHLFNASVNGRDDKIEGVSECIIMGIPMQIGTGTLKVMQRVDEQPNPGLDPML; translated from the exons ATGGAAGTGCAGCAAGTCATCGGAATTGAAGCTGCAAGAAGGTGTATAATTGAAGAGATAAAATACACGATGGCAAGTCATGGAATGACCATAGATCTACGACATATGATGCTTTTGGCAGATCTCATGACATTTAAG GGTGAAGTTCTCGGAATCACTAGATATGGGATtcagaaaatgaaagagagtgTACTGATGTTGGCTTCATTTGAGAAGACAGCTGATCACCTTTTCAATGCTTCTGTGAATGGGAGAGATGACAAGATTGAAGGAGTTAGTGAATGCATCATTATGGGCATACCAATGCAGATAGGCACTGGAACACTTAAAGTGATGCAAAG AGTTGATGAGCAGCCGAATCCTGGACTTGATCCAATGCTATAA
- the LOC131299117 gene encoding uncharacterized protein LOC131299117: MKSTSGKITSTKEISLSKASKVLSKFVHAETGASQAVSSYLRRASASFDELVQLHKDLKASKPVRKPRKPEHEGSTLDGETVKQEENEGSEGKRHKKRRKSEESSLKKEKKRRRIEGED; the protein is encoded by the coding sequence ATGAAATCCACATCAGGGAAAATCACATCAACGAAGGAAATCTCCCTATCCAAAGCATCCAAAGTCCTATCCAAGTTCGTCCACGCCGAGACCGGAGCTTCCCAAGCAGTGTCGTCGTACCTGAGGCGCGCTTCGGCCTCGTTCGACGAGCTGGTTCAGCTCCACAAAGACCTCAAGGCTTCCAAACCCGTTCGGAAGCCGAGAAAACCTGAGCATGAGGGTAGTACATTAGATGGAGAAACGGTGAAGCAAGAAGAGAACGAAGGTAGCGAGGGCAAGAGGCataagaagaggaggaagagcgAGGAGAGTAGtttgaaaaaggagaagaagcgGAGGAGAATCGAAGGAGAGGATTAG
- the LOC131299046 gene encoding calcium-dependent protein kinase 17-like has protein sequence MGNFCSRSNADTNTSTDKIGSESQGAQNEVTEGGPSTTPPRTATPPSASPNPSSKKPTKQAPIGPVLGRPMEDVRSVYTIGKELGRGQFGVTHLCTDKATGEQFACKTIAKRKLVNKEDIEDVRREVQIMHHLTGQPNIVELKGEYEDKQSVHLVMELCAGGELFDRIIAKGHYTERAAASLLRTIVQIVHTCHSMGVIHRDLKPENFLLLNKQEDSPLKATDFGLSVFFKEGEVFKDIVGSAYYIAPEVLKRKYGPEVDIWSIGVMLYILLCGVPPFWAESEQGIFNAILRANVDFTTDPWPSISPAAKDLVRKMLNSDPKQRLTAKQVLSHPWIKEDGEAPDTPLDNAVLERLKQFRAMNKFKKVALRVIAGCLSEEEIMGLKKMFKGIDTDNSGTITLEELKQGLAKQGTKLSEYEVKQLMEAADADGNGTIDYEEFITATMHLNRMDKEEHLYTAFQYFDKDHSGYITIEELEQALREFGMNDGRDIKEIISEVDADNDGRINYDEFVAMMRKGNPEAAQNPKKRRDVFL, from the exons ATGGGCAACTTCTGCTCCCGCAGCAACGCGGACACGAACACGAGCACTGATAAAATTGGATCAGAATCCCAAGGCGCCCAAAACGAGGTCACGGAGGGTGGTCCGTCCACGACCCCGCCGAGAACTGCCACGCCGCCTTCCGCCTCCCCGAACCCTTCCTCCAAGAAGCCTACCAAGCAGGCCCCTATCGGGCCGGTCTTGGGCCGGCCCATGGAAGACGTCCGGTCGGTGTACACGATAGGGAAGGAGCTGGGGAGGGGGCAGTTTGGGGTGACACATTTGTGTACGGATAAGGCCACGGGCGAGCAGTTTGCTTGCAAAACGATTGCCAAGAGGAAGCTGGTGAATAAGGAGGATATTGAGGATGTGAGGAGGGAAGTCCAGATTATGCACCATTTGACAG GGCAACCGAACATTGTGGAGCTAAAGGGGGAGTACGAGGACAAGCAATCTGTTCATTTGGTGATGGAGTTGTGTGCCGGAGGGGAGCTGTTTGATCGGATAATAGCAAAGGGGCATTACACGGAAAGGGCTGCCGCGTCTCTGCTGAGGACTATTGTGCAGATTGTGCACACTTGCCATTCGATGGGGGTCATCCATCGCGATCTCAAGCCTGAGAACTTCCTTCTGTTGAACAAGCAGGAGGATTCGCCACTCAAAGCTACGGATTTCGGTCTTTCTGTCTTCTTCAAGGAAG GAGAGGTTTTCAAAGATATCGTGGGTAGTGCGTATTATATTGCACCCGAAGTCTTGAAGAGAAAATACGGACCAGAGGTCGATATATGGAGCATTGGGGTCATGTTGTACATTCTTCTATGTGGAGTTCCTCCCTTCTGGGCAG AATCGGAGCAAGGCATTTTCAATGCGATATTGCGCGCCAACGTCGATTTTACAACTGATCCTTGGCCTTCAATTTCACCTGCGGCGAAGGATTTAGTCAGGAAGATGTTGAACTCAGACCCCAAGCAAAGGCTCACAGCAAAACAAGTTCTTT CTCACCCGTGGATTAAGGAGGATGGAGAAGCACCTGACACACCACTTGACAATGCAGTTTTGGAGAGACTCAAACAATTCAGAGCAATGAATAAGTTCAAGAAAGTTGCTCTTCGG GTTATTGCTGGCTGCCTATCAGAAGAAGAGATCATGGGATTGAAAAAGATGTTCAAAGGCATTGATACCGACAACAGTGGGACAATAACACTAGAGGAGCTGAAGCAAGGACTTGCCAAGCAAGGCACGAAATTGTCCGAATATGAAGTTAAACAGTTGATGGAAGCC GCCGATGCAGATGGAAACGGGACGATAGACTATGAAGAGTTCATCACAGCGACAATGCACTTGAACAGAATGGATAAAGAAGAGCATCTTTACACCGCGTTCCAATACTTTGACAAGGACCATAGCGG GTACATCACCATTGAAGAACTAGAGCAAGCTCTCCGTGAGTTTGGAATGAACGACGGAAGGGACATAAAGGAAATCATTTCTGAAGTTGACGCCGATAAC GATGGTCGGATAAACTACGACGAATTCGTGGCCATGATGAGAAAAGGCAACCCAGAAGCAGCACAAAACCCCAAGAAACGACGCGATGTATTTCTTTGA